In Uloborus diversus isolate 005 unplaced genomic scaffold, Udiv.v.3.1 scaffold_1363, whole genome shotgun sequence, the DNA window AAATTCTTCTAGATTCTTGTGCCGTTTCGGAAACGCATACCGATCGACTCGgtgtacaaacttttttttccacttttcgtttcttgtaaatttttttcccgtcaataaattgcctttttttgGTGCTAGTAGATTGTCGTccatcattttcatcattttgttgcTCCACGAAAAATTGGTCGTCTGTCGGGTTGGTGGTGGTAGATTGTCGTccatcattttcatcattttgttgcTCCACGAAAAATTGGTCACGTTCATCGTCTGTCGGGTTGAGTTCAATAAaatccattatatatatatatatattttgttgttgttgttgttctttgCAAATCTCTCGAGAGACACGAGTTACAATGAATGAAAACGTCGAAATATCGCGCTTTTATAATCAGAAAACAACCTATCTCGCGCGATAATCTTGATCGTAAAAAACaatccctcctttttttttccccttctactTGTTTACGCATGCGCAGTTACATTtgtttagaaatacattttttttttcatatctaaaaaaatttgactgaatggattaaaaaaattgactgaatggattaaaattttttgacaagggGGGATATTCTATAGTATAGAAAATACTGGGTGAATTTGCACATTGActaaatggattaaaaaagattAGTTTGTGTTTTTTAACGGGGACGAAATTTTGcttgatttattttgaattataaatcATTAGGATAATTTGACAATTTAATGCATTCTTGACTAATTCAACAAGGAGAGATCCTATAATACAGTAAATACCAGTATCTCGGGTGAATTTGTACATATCGAAAAATTGACTGAATGGATTAAAAAGATTAGTTTGTGTTTTAACGGGTACTAAATTTTTTTATGCTCACAGTGGAGAAAGAATGTTCCATCAGTTGTACGATGCCAATATAAATCATTAGGATAAATTTGACAATTTAATGCATTCTTGACAAATTCAACAAGGAGAGATTCTATAGTATAATAAATACCGCTGAAGAAAAAAGGGTATATGagaaattgaacgaaaaagtgAACGAACAGTTTCAAAAACTCCAGCAAAGGAATTAGAGGTAACGCTTCTTCGGTTACAGCAATGTTGTAATCATATTAGCTTACTGAACAAGGATACGAGTAATTTATTAGAAGATTCAATATCGGATAGTGTATCAGATCTAACAAAATCTATATCAAGTTCGTTACAATTCTCACCTCCCGAGCTACAATCGTTAGACAGCAGCGTcattgtgatttgaaaaaatatttgcttatgtTGTTATCATATTAGCGAGCAAGGATACGAGTGATTTATTAGAAGATTCAGTATCGGATAGTGTATCAGATCTAACAAAATCTATATTAAGTTCCTTAAACTTCTCACCTCCCGAGCTACAATCGTCCGATTCTTGTTAGACAGCAGCATCAACGTAAGCCTCTCCGAATTTCAAGATTGTGATTTGAAATTCGGAGAGGCTTATGCTGTTTGAAAAAGGTTTCATTTCGAAATCAATAGATCGCAGTATGTCGTTTGAAATATTAGTAGTATGCTTTTACAATTCAACGTGTCAAAAAGTTTGACAACTCACAAaaacacatctaaaaaaaattttttttttttttttcaagatgtgttTTGTGAGTTGTCAAACTTTTTGACACGTTGAAAATTTTTTAGGTGTCAGATTCATAATCGGAATCGTTATCATTCATCTCTTCCTCTTCattttcttgttgttgttgttccgAAACAAGATCAACATTTTCATcgccattttcttcttcttcttcttcttctttcggtTCGACGACGACATCTTCtcgttcatttttttcttcgtcgagtttcattttttttccatctttgggTTTTTTTTGCGTTTCTTTGTGTTGTCTCTTGCGTTGTTTTTGTTGTGGTTGTTCGTTATTCTCGttccatttctttttaataaactcCAGATGTGCActgatattaaataaataatgttcaGACCAATCTTGATCTTCTTGACGCAAGACTTTTCGTCGATTGTCATCGCTTTCGTTCGTTACCGTCAATGCTCGATCGATAATTTTATAAACGCGATTCGGATCCCGTATTTGCTCGTGTAAATATTTGACgtaataaaatacttgacacgCCATGGGATCGTGTACACACGATTCGTAGGGTGTCAGAGGATAACgtaaattttcaatatattttctaaaGTCGACGaccgttttttttccttcttctattCTGTCGTCTTTTTGctcttctgttgttgttgttgcttctTCATCTTTTTTGGTTTCGATTTGATTCTGACCACGACGATATTTTCGTTTCGCCGGTTTTTGTTGTTGGCGATCCGAAGCGAAAAGAATTTCTAATGCCGAACGATTgacgaatttatattttttattcatgataCCCGCGCATTTCGTCAATTCGATTTTCGGCACGTAATCTTTACTCAGCACCGATTCGATGATACGCTTTTCCTCATTTGTGAAAAGTATCGCGTTCAATTTATAAATCTCGTACAATCGCAATTGACATTCCCGATGAACTTTGATGAAACTTTGACAGTTATTTTgttgttgcaaaataaaaaactctGTCAATCCGTTCCAAAAATGAGGTCCGTTTAAAATATgggcaattttttccaaaattcgtaAATGAATCGTATGGAGAGAAACATATTCGTTTTTTCCCACTcgattttcattattattagtattattatcgtCATCATCATGTCGATGACGATATTCTTGTAATAATAAACGTTCCAgaacatatttcaaatttatatcGACCCTCGACGATGATGACATGGGGCGGACGGTATCTGCAATATTATTATTCTTCGTTACAATTCGTTGTCTTTGTTAGAAAAATAGATTATTCCaagtgtaaaaatgtttttcaatttatacaaCTCCGACAAAGAGctaagaaacacacacacatacaaaaaaaaaaaaaaaaaaatctatatatatatagattttttttttttgtgtgtgtgtgtttcgaaTCTGTGTCGCttattttacatgatttttttccccGAAAAGCGTGTTAATCAATCGCCAATCGTATTCATAAAACCATATCCAAATGCACATTCCTTTAAATCGTTTATAGAAATGCCGTTAGAAATATCGGTACATTCGTGCGCTCGTTTTCGGAACGCTTTCATTCTTTCCATCAATAATTGCCATTCGTATTTTTGAGCTTTCAATTCATCTTTGCTCGATTTATAGCGAATGCAAACGTCGTTGTCGTTGTCGTCTTTTCCGTGGTGACGATACATTGCGATCACAGCAATAGACgaatttgtgtaaattttgagcttctttgagaaaaaaaatccatttttaatcatGGGGTTAAAAGTCACGAgaatattcagatatttttcGGCAGTTTCGAAAACCGGATCCAAATAAGCTTCGAGAATcgaaaagatttgttttttacGTAGATCATCGTCGATCGCAGAGTCATTCCAGCTTTCCAGAAAACGTTCCAATTTCATGACGGCAAAATTAAACTGAGTATTAACGATATCGTAAATGGCTTTCCATTCGCGAGCCATTTCGATAAAATGAggacatttttttatgtttttcggaAAGTTTGAAACATGTTCCGTTACTTTTGTTGTTGCGAGATGTTTTTCAGCAATCAATGTAGACATGGTTACCAatacacaaaaatgaaaaaataaaggatttgaaatttatttttataaagagGTTGCGTATCGTTATTCTTGTCGtcaacacataaaaaaaaaaaaaaaaaaaaaatatatatatatatatatttttttttgtaattgtgttATCTAATTTAAACTAAATAGTTTGGAATACATTTACAGTGATTCATCTATTAAACTTAAACTATACTAGATATTCTGAAATATATTCACTGTAATTCATCTATCAATCTGAAACTATGCTAGATATTTTGGAACATTTTCACTGTAATTCATCTATCAATCTGAAACTATACTAGATATTTCGAAATACATTCACTTAAAGAACCAATATTGgacactttatttaaaaaaaaaattttttttattcattcattttattcatacaatcatttcatttttctttaaaaaatacacatataaaacaattcgtaaaacacatataaaacaattcgtaaaacacatataaaacaattcgtaaaacacatataaaacatTAGTAAAACACATATAAATAGTCATCAGCTacactaaaattaaatttcaaaccatTAGACAATTTTAATTTCAGTCCTTTCATCAAAGTTCCGTCCGTACCGTTTTTAAAGAATGTCGGTATCAGCGGATTGGACGAATTGATTTTCATCGTGTAGCTATTAAACACGTCACCCGGCGTCGAAATATCCATCGGATCCGATGATGATGATGCTGGTGGCACAGGAGTCGGAGGTAAAGTTTCtggtaaacttttttctttctcgtCACCGCGTATTTCGATCTGCTCAATGTTGACACTGCATGGCGTCGGTGGAAATTCAATCACTCCGGGGACGACACCACGCTCttcgaaagaagaagaagaagaagatgccGAGAATACATCGCTATCGATGATCAATCTGTCTTGAAATCCCTCCTCGTCGTATGGCGGAGATCGTTCCAAGACTTGGATTTCATTCAGAAACGTTTTTTTACGATGTTCGGCAGATACCATGACGGGAGCAGCAGGTTTAACGACGACTGCATCACAAGTAGCAGTAGTATCAGTAATAGCAGCAGCAGCAGTAGAAGAAGAAGGATAGTCTATAGCCATCAACTGCAAGACTCGCCAATCATTTTCGTACAGTCTAAAGTAGCGTTGACTGCATTTTAACAAATGCTCCCCTTGAAGCATCTTTTTTCCGATATTCCAACAAAAGCTCCTGCAATACATACATCTCTGCAAGGGATTCAAACGATGCTtgtatttatgatgattttcaaaatctCCGAAAGAAACAACGCTTTCGCATAGCGTACACACAGTTTTTTTACAAGAATGCCTGCTAATAAAATTTCTATAGCACTTGTAAgacattttttctctctctctatatatatataggctCTGGAGTCACGGTTTTCAATCTCGGAACGAAAAGTGAATTAGTCGAGACGAGATGAGCTTCTTTTATACTCGCAAAAGGAGGAAACAAAACGCATTTAATCTAATCGATCACGACTAGTGCACGTGCAAGGAAGATGTTACGCATGTGACGAGATAAGAGCGCAAGCGTGAAGGtcaaatttacacaaaaaaaaaaaaaaattgccgctgcacaaaatgaaatgaattttttttgtttaaaaaattaattaattttttttagaccaCCTAAACCTAATATTTATACATACATTATAAGGTTAATGTTAGATTAAACATCATAtcatgtcaattttttttattaatgtcatACTTTTATAAAAGTATTATTATCGATAGATCATACTAAGttgttaaaatgttacatttcaaactcaatatattgcagtatgttttttttttttatataaaaaagttatgtttaaaaaatcgatAGATCACACTAAGTTGTTAAAATGTTATATTTCAAACTCGAAAGATCACAGTAGGTTGTTATCATCACATACAAGTCCAATAAtggctatagtttttttttttaaataaacgagaTGATATTCTCCTCtcgtttattttatcatttattgtttcaaaaaataattacaatatatatatatatatatatatatatatatatataaatatatatatgtgcaTAACATACAATAtatgaataatataaaatataaatgaataaatatagatgaatatatacataaaatttcaaaaaatagagatgaatagatgaatatatacataaaatttcaaaaaatatataaatgaacaacataaaaatacatacgatttcaaaaaatagataaatgaataacataaaatatatacatacaatTATTAATACATTCTCCTGTCACCGTTACACGGTCCAATGTTCTTCAATACTgctttataaaaaaagttataggCCAGCACATGTTCTAGAGCACACCGGGAGTAAAtacccgtattttttttttatgtattctgCACTTTTGTACGGCAATTTTTTGATGCTGACTGTCTATAACGAGATGCCTTGAAAACAATTGCAGTATCACTTCTATGGTCGGCATCCGCAGCACTTTTACGTCGACAAACCGCTGGTTCATATCCTCCAAGAGTACTTTCAACTCGTGATTCCCGCAGGCCCAATGTATTTTCCCTTCAGACGAGTTCCTTATGAAAAAGAGGGCGATGAGTTACCTGATGTCCGCGTAAGGCACCAGGCTACagttacatttaaaaagaaaattactttcaaaaagaCAATAATAAGCTTCAAAAGGGCAatagaaaacttcaaaaaaggCTAAGGGTACAAGGCATTATGACTTCATCAGtagtcagtttaaaaaaattaaaacaatataaaCTTGTTGATTGATTATAAAAAAACAGCCAATAAATGCCAGGTTACATATGataatatatatcatgatacacTGATTATCTGATGCCACACTGCTACTACAACTTAATATCTGTTTAAAAAACTAACACATTCAaatttataagaaagatataacAATTGGtccaaataaaatgaaagaaaatcatatcaatgttttaaaacaatataGAATGGGCGAAAAAAAGCTTCATATAGCTTACGGAAACAATGCATCAAGTACTCTTTGGCCAGTAAGAAGAGGATGGTTAGCAGCAAGTTTTTCTGTCACTGGACGAAGTTGACGCACAGGCCAAACTTGAAGCATAGTGTACTGAGACTTTTGACCATCAAATTCAGTTTCTAAGATCACAtcctaaataaataaacaaacaaaatgaaTCAAATGTACTTTACCAACATAAACCAACCAGGGTattaaaacatacataaaatatttttaagtatattCTGTGACAGGAAATTAGTtgtattaattatgtaaaaaatgcagGTTCGAGTTGTGGCAAAAGCTTTTCTCtcaaaaacagtaactttttatttttattatgcgttaaaaataatagtagctctaagaattgaaaaattaaaatccacAATGTTTCATACGctaaaaaacagcaaatttatcAAAAGATTATGGAAAAgcttttgtcacaaaaaaaaaaaaattcacacgaTGGGTCTAAATATGTTCTGTCACAAAAAAATATCAGCAGAGAAGGAAACATACTACTTTTACAAAACTTAACATGTATGTAGGACCTGAGCAAATAATCATAAATTCAGAATAATAATTCCTTTTGTTAAGAAGTTATGGCATGAAAAGGCAAAAAATCATTTGGTTCCACTGCCACCTCTAGCAGCTATATCAGCACTGTGACTAACTCAAAATTCATCGCTGAAGATCCTTCGTCTCCATTCGGTCACATCTAAACCTTCTAAGATTGGGGTAAAAATCCAATCGACACTGCCTATAATGTGGAGTCTATGGTGTAGGTATCTTAATGGGCATTTGATCTGCATGCCAGCATCAAACAATTGTCTCCGAATGGTCACAATTAATACCACTGGATACTTTAAAAACGGTAAATGACTTCCAACAAATGCGAGCAACATTATTGGTGCAGAAATAACCACTCTAATGATAGCACAATCAATGTGCTTCTTTGTATTCTTGGACTGCCCTGACCCTCAACGACAGTAGCTTATTCCTTCCCTGATCCATCATGGCCAACATCGAGCAACGGCCATATCGCTCTGAGTTGTGGGCTAATACACCTGTCCACTGTTTAGCCAACAATATGCCCCTTCTAAAAGCCTGATAACTGCTCATAATGCCGGGTATCTCTTGTTACAATTCTGTTCACTGAAGTTGACAGATATTTTATAATAGCCATACAGCACAAGAATTCACAACTTGAAACTCCCCTAGCTATGCATCTCATGTGCACATAGCGTGATTACCCATATTTCAGTATCGGAAGAAGttaaatcatttgcatatctcTTACTAAACTACATTTTTGCCACGTTTCGTGATTGAGGCTCAATTTCTtttgagagcattttttttttttttgacagagcgcaattatataaataaatacagtttTCGTaacttttgacttttaaaaaggGTTATTTGGCTTAAACTAAATTCTGACCTCACTTAGAAttcataaggattttttttctgattattatcCCTTAATAAGAAAAGACTAAACATAACATTGCATCTTGCATcggggtaattctcaaaaaaatttaaaacttttttgaaaaataaaattttaaaacattattgttattaaaatttgaaaaaaaaaatacgttttgtaaATAAAGTGTCgaattaattttattagttgttagcagaactaaatatttaaattttcactttaaaaaaaaaaaaaaatttcatgattgaTTTATCATTGGAATAGACAGAAAAACCCATGCTAAAACAAATACAAAAGttatgaccagcaacaggctctgggcccagctgggccggtcctagtcaatttacaatttccccagtgaagatcaatgaatggccctcttaaaactatctactcccttgctcattaccacctcttccgataagctgttccaaggttccactaccctgctaaaataataatttttcctaatatccatgttagcctgagatttaaatagcttaaaacaaacACCCCTCGTcatgttttcagtgctaaacttcagccctgtaacatctttcattttaatagattaaaacaactgaatcatgtcccctcggtctcttctttgctcaagactgtacatttttagccttctaagcctggaatcatagtttaaatgagaaagtccatttattagccttgtagcctgcctttgagccctttccaatacattaatatctttcttaagataaggagactaaaaccgaacagcatactccaaataagGTCTTAATGCTAATGACAAGTTGGAACAAGACAATAAGCCACATAATAATTACAACACACAAAATTCTTTTCTGTGGCATTTAAACATACTAAAGTTATAAGCAAaccaatataataaaaaaattttaataacaaatttgTTATGAAAGATACTATCCCCTTCTAATGTCATAGGACAATTCATGCTAATGACAAATTTGAACTGAAATAAGATAATAATATGTACAataattgaaacagaaaattcctCTCTGTGGCATTTAAAAATACCAAAGATATTTGCAaatcagtaaaataaaatttttcaattacaaaTTCATTATGAAAATTCCATTCCACTCTAATGACATAGAATTGATGTACTCATCTATTCTAAAGTTTAACGAATTCTACAAAACCAGCCAagttattttgaatgtttaaggACAAAACTTCTCCCCAATTTTTAGAATCACAAGGGAAGGTTCTCTGGCAATTTTAATGAACAGTTTTCAAAATAACAGTATCCAAACATTAgtaatttgaacaaaattaatgtatgtgtaaaatactttttgaaaatatgaaacattaaaaaaaaaaaaaaaaactaagagaaaTATTTTGCTATCAATTAATCtgctaatgttttttaaaacatacataGGATTATGTTTTTATTACACTTTTATTAACACTTTTTCATATAGTTGTAAAATACTCACATCAACTGTATAATTTCCTGGCTCAGCAATGTACAGAACACGACCTAAAGCTCGAGGTGGAAGCATAATTTTATGCTTTATCAAAGTATTTTCACGAACCATTCCATATATGTCTCCACCCGTAATATGGCTACCAACCTgtgaatattaataaaaaaatgatagttaattaTGACTCAAAAGACTTGAAAGAATACAAGTTcatgttgtgaaacataaatagaaaaataccttttattataacgttgtataaaattttaacaattcttaaaataacataaattacACTACAGAAATACATGAACACAATGATTTTCTTGAATTCATCTGATGTGCCCTAGAATGAAGAATATGCATAGCCCATAGTACAATGATTTGACATCTTGCAAAGTCTGCAAACAATACAAGTAAAGCCAGCACCAATTAATGacatcacttaaaaaagtaacgAATGCATTGCACATCTATGTAAATCTGAAAGGCCAAAAACCTGAAAGCTAACATTTCAAACAAAGCACAATATATAGAAatacaatgtatatatatatggaagcgtTCACCTACTGAAGTCACAAGTAAATTAAGTGACAAATAGCCAATAATTTGTTGGTCATTAAGATCCAAGAGCAGGGCAAAAAATAAAGCTATAGCCAAATAAGCTACCTCAAGTccagaagggaaaaaaagtgaaaaatttaaactgCTAGGTAATTGTGCCTGCTCAATTAACATAATACTATACTTGGGACACATCAAGTGATGTCAAATGGTTTGCTCAACTTCTTTTACCTACTGTAAGGAGTTGATAGGTTAAAGTTAGTTATAATAACACTGAAGTATAACTAAATTATGTGATGTTATGGTTCTCTATTTAATGATGCTCTATTTattgactttctctatttaaagatcTTTTTCCTATGATCCTACTTCATCCACTGTAGTTCTAGAATAACCCTGTTTAAGGATACATTCCACTgaaggatgattttttgtggtcccttgaaagttctTGCATCAATTGCAGtgtacattaggaatgagaacttTTTATCAAGAGATTATAACTAATTGTAGAAGAGCTTCttttcaagttatgaaatttcaaactattttattcTTAATGCAACATGCAGActagggtggtccaaaatttcaaaggtgaaatttttttgagTCCTACCCTCCCATTTGGTGTCAATACATTAGAAAATGAATAggacaaaattttataaacatttgaataatatttagaggtagctcaaagcCGATGAAGTTTGCATCATTGCTGAATATAAGTAAATTGACAAAGGACTACACTAATCACAAATATTATTGCTTTTTCTACTAAAAGAAATTaattaggggagaccggggcaagacgacgagccgggcaagatgacgaatgcctcaATTTTcccgttttaaactaggtaactgcatcaactgcatgctactggctctcctatccgctgttcgttcagcaatagtatagagacgctaaaatcgccatatttgtgttagttctgaagctctgactgtttaccgttgccacggtataacttttatgcatgtgtaaataagctctgctgcatatacatataggaaatatcgtgtctcttgagcatttatgagtaacttagtttaaatactacctattatcatgaataaatgtcaatttatcGCCAttttttatggcaatggagaagaatccgttcaaacaggcagtctggggcaagatgacgggcagcaacgcggggcaagatgacgagcttgcctattgtccgtgtttcggaatttattaaactaactatgttgtccactttattaaattcctgtaaaCGCTGTGTGTTTCTCCACGCGACCTTGCGAttctcctctggggctaaaggacgcattgaatcaagggaggtatcgttcgaaagcggGGGAAcaggggctatttataaactagttgacaaaatgactagttgaatgaaataaaccaagcaaagaatctcctgctttgctgattattgacaatcataaatctcatATAGCTTTGCAGGGTAatttatattgcagtgaaaaaatattatcatggTTTGGGTTGCCATTCCACACATTCCATtgtctctagctcctgatgcgtcatttttctgcccatacctactatagccaagcatgtgacaactttatggtcattcatcaaggacaaactatcacagaaaacaaatgtttgtgagcttttgagcaccgcttacttcaaagcagatACAGTTGGAAATGctgataaagggtttaaagaatgaggtatcgagtctcataattttcttgtttttagcaGACTACGACGTTGTTGGctctgaaactgagaataatagtgctaatcctcagaccttgagAGTAGAAAAtcaacatataaaccctccatACGAAGcaaaagttatggcaaatgctgttTCTGATACACCAAAGAAGCATGtaagtgtttttgatttcaatgcattgcctaaagcaactcAATGCGAGAAAGcaaaaactgaagctcaaacattcttacaagcacacccatcaaagaaatgtcagaacaaggagcaaagcggaagaaaaaaaaagaattatttaaaaaaacagggaaaataagctcgtgaagctaaaaagggaataaaaaaacTCAGACCAAGCAAGCAACGcagttgcatcaaattcaaa includes these proteins:
- the LOC129232752 gene encoding V-type proton ATPase catalytic subunit A-like — translated: MSGAAMYELGHYELVGEIIRLEGEMATIQVYEERSGVTVGGPVLRTGKPLSVELGPGIMGSIFDGIQRLLKDINEISESIYILRGVNIPALSREATWEFNPIGYKVGSHITGGDIYGMVRENTLIKHKIMLPPRALGRVLYIAEPGNYTVDDVILETEFDGQKSQYTMLQVWPVRQLRPVTEKLAANHPLLTGQRVLDALFPLVPYADIR